One window of Sphingobacteriales bacterium genomic DNA carries:
- a CDS encoding aminotransferase class IV, producing the protein MQQQFNPQNNNLKVFVGGKILPRLEAKVSVFDSSVQGGDAVWEGLRVYNGRIFCLSQHLQRLFESAKALDFSHIPSFDYIKQAIADTLKANNMSDGVHIRLTLTRGEKITSGMDPRLNQSGSMLIVLAEWKPPVYDNFKGISLVTAQIRRNSPQTLDSKIHHNNLLNNILAKIEANHAGADDALMLDLYGFVAETNATNIFMVKNKVLHTPLPDACLPGITRSVVLKIADELQIPTRERNLTVSELYNADEVFTTGTMGELTPVTMIDKRVITPVQHFQILTKLQEAYRFITLTEGEEILF; encoded by the coding sequence TTGCAACAACAATTTAATCCTCAAAACAACAATCTAAAGGTATTTGTAGGCGGTAAAATATTGCCCCGACTGGAAGCAAAAGTTTCTGTATTTGACAGTTCGGTTCAGGGGGGTGATGCTGTTTGGGAAGGTTTGCGTGTTTATAACGGACGTATTTTTTGCCTGAGTCAACATCTTCAACGTTTGTTTGAATCGGCTAAAGCTCTTGATTTTTCACATATTCCCTCATTCGATTACATCAAACAAGCAATCGCTGACACGTTAAAAGCCAATAACATGTCGGATGGTGTTCATATTCGGTTAACACTGACAAGAGGCGAAAAAATTACTTCCGGCATGGACCCCCGGCTTAATCAAAGCGGCTCAATGCTGATAGTTTTGGCTGAATGGAAGCCTCCGGTTTATGACAATTTCAAAGGAATTAGCTTAGTAACAGCTCAAATCAGAAGAAATTCCCCTCAAACTTTGGATTCAAAAATCCACCATAATAACCTGCTCAATAATATTTTGGCAAAAATTGAAGCCAATCATGCAGGAGCTGATGATGCTTTAATGCTTGATTTATACGGGTTTGTGGCTGAAACCAATGCTACTAATATTTTTATGGTAAAGAATAAGGTATTACACACGCCTTTACCGGATGCTTGTTTACCCGGAATTACAAGAAGCGTAGTGCTGAAAATTGCGGATGAACTCCAAATTCCAACCCGCGAACGCAACCTGACGGTCAGTGAATTGTACAATGCAGATGAAGTTTTTACCACCGGCACTATGGGAGAATTAACGCCGGTAACCATGATTGACAAAAGAGTAATTACTCCTGTTCAACACTTCCAAATCCTGACTAAACTGCAAGAAGCCTACCGCTTTATAACCCTGACAGAAGGGGAGGAGATACTTTTTTAA
- a CDS encoding sulfotransferase family protein has protein sequence MSDSIKRICLWSSPRNVSTAFMYSWAQRPDTLVVDEPLYGYYLHKTQAKHPGKKEILKTMDLDANSVIKNMCSGQFERPVVFFKHMTHHTVLIDLTFMQHLYNLFFIRNPMQIIHSYSKVISNPTMEDIGMKMQWEFYQFAIQKGYKSIVLDSGELLKDPESVLKNLCFKIGIPFYATMLDWSPGPRPEDGIWAKFWYHNVHQSAGFEKTQEVKQELPAHLIPLYLEAKPFYDQLYQYSLKA, from the coding sequence ATGTCTGATTCTATAAAGCGAATTTGTTTGTGGAGCAGCCCACGCAATGTCTCTACTGCTTTTATGTACAGTTGGGCACAACGACCGGATACTTTAGTGGTTGACGAACCCTTGTACGGATATTATTTACATAAAACTCAGGCAAAACATCCGGGCAAAAAAGAGATTTTAAAAACAATGGATCTTGATGCAAACTCAGTCATCAAAAACATGTGCAGCGGACAGTTTGAACGTCCCGTCGTTTTTTTTAAACACATGACACATCATACTGTTTTGATAGACCTTACCTTTATGCAGCATCTTTACAACCTGTTTTTCATAAGAAATCCCATGCAAATCATACATTCTTACAGCAAAGTAATCAGTAACCCAACAATGGAAGATATTGGAATGAAAATGCAATGGGAATTTTACCAGTTTGCTATTCAAAAAGGATATAAATCAATAGTATTGGATTCGGGAGAATTGTTGAAAGACCCCGAATCTGTGCTGAAAAACTTATGTTTCAAAATAGGAATCCCTTTTTATGCCACTATGTTGGATTGGTCTCCGGGACCAAGACCTGAAGACGGAATATGGGCTAAATTTTGGTATCACAATGTTCACCAATCTGCAGGATTTGAAAAGACTCAAGAGGTTAAACAGGAATTACCTGCTCACTTAATTCCTTTATATCTTGAAGCCAAACCTTTCTACGATCAACTTTATCAATATTCACTAAAAGCATAA
- a CDS encoding FAD-binding oxidoreductase codes for MNIQGTILKKGEPGFEQAILDRLFNKIDPQRRPDVLVLPKTVEDIMVVLKEAKSWGKKISICSGGHSWSANHLRNESILMDMCHFNRFEVNKEQMTAKAGPGVGGSILLTALYQQNLFFPAGHCKGVCLGGYLLQGGFGWNGRKLGMACESISGMDIVTADGELVHANETENADLFWAARGSGSGFFGVVVNFYLKVYPLPKYRGMMMQVFHLKHLESVYNWAYEVGPDIQPAVEFQMLMCRKTLQSFGPSGIEAAAPVFADSKDELHEALSFMYNSPVKHKAFFRSPFFNPGIRLMYSFAMGHYPENHCWGVDNMWTKAHISELMPHLKQIAETLPPPPSHVLWLNWFPPERQTDMAFSMEDNIYISLYSAWRQAKDNARYGNWATNCMKNMEYLSSGIQLADENLHHRTAKFVSNEHLLKLDKVRSSRDKFGLFNTWHSRPDF; via the coding sequence ATGAACATTCAAGGAACGATACTAAAAAAGGGAGAACCTGGTTTTGAACAAGCGATTCTGGATAGGCTTTTTAATAAAATAGATCCTCAAAGAAGACCGGATGTTTTGGTTCTCCCAAAAACTGTTGAAGACATTATGGTCGTTCTTAAAGAAGCAAAATCCTGGGGGAAAAAGATAAGTATATGTTCAGGGGGGCACAGTTGGTCGGCCAATCATTTGAGAAATGAGAGTATTTTGATGGACATGTGCCATTTTAACCGTTTTGAGGTGAACAAAGAGCAGATGACTGCCAAAGCTGGCCCGGGTGTAGGAGGCAGTATTTTACTAACTGCCCTTTATCAGCAAAATCTGTTTTTCCCTGCCGGACATTGCAAAGGGGTTTGTCTGGGAGGGTATTTGCTACAAGGGGGGTTTGGATGGAATGGCCGTAAATTGGGGATGGCTTGTGAAAGCATTTCGGGAATGGATATTGTTACAGCAGATGGCGAGTTGGTTCATGCCAACGAAACAGAAAACGCCGATTTGTTCTGGGCAGCAAGAGGTTCAGGTTCCGGTTTTTTTGGAGTTGTGGTGAATTTTTATCTTAAAGTCTATCCGCTACCTAAATACAGAGGGATGATGATGCAGGTGTTTCACCTTAAACATTTAGAATCTGTATATAATTGGGCTTATGAAGTTGGTCCGGATATTCAGCCTGCTGTTGAATTTCAAATGCTGATGTGCCGGAAAACCCTTCAATCTTTTGGGCCTTCAGGGATTGAAGCTGCTGCCCCTGTTTTTGCTGATAGTAAAGATGAACTTCATGAGGCTTTGTCTTTTATGTATAATAGCCCTGTTAAGCACAAAGCTTTTTTTCGCAGCCCTTTTTTCAATCCGGGCATTCGGTTAATGTATAGTTTTGCCATGGGACATTACCCTGAAAACCATTGCTGGGGCGTAGATAATATGTGGACAAAGGCACACATTTCCGAATTAATGCCTCACCTAAAACAAATAGCTGAAACCCTTCCTCCTCCCCCTTCTCATGTGTTATGGTTGAACTGGTTTCCTCCTGAGCGGCAAACAGACATGGCTTTTTCGATGGAAGACAATATTTATATATCATTATACAGCGCATGGAGGCAAGCAAAAGATAATGCCAGGTACGGAAATTGGGCAACTAACTGTATGAAAAACATGGAATATTTATCGTCCGGCATCCAACTGGCAGATGAAAATCTGCACCATCGTACTGCAAAATTTGTAAGCAACGAACATTTGCTTAAATTGGACAAAGTAAGAAGCAGTCGGGATAAATTCGGATTATTTAATACCTGGCATAGCCGACCTGATTTTTAA
- a CDS encoding DUF1801 domain-containing protein translates to MAITFQEYVNMLPDDRKTAISKLRQTILDNLPQEFSESIGAGGISYSVPHSLYPAGYHCDPKQPLPFISIASQKNFVAVYHFGIYSNPELLEWFTKEYPKHSKLKLDMGKSCIRFKKMEHIPYNLIGELCKKVTVTEWINTYEKALNR, encoded by the coding sequence ATGGCAATTACATTTCAAGAATACGTAAACATGCTGCCTGATGACAGAAAAACTGCGATATCTAAATTAAGACAAACTATTTTGGACAACCTGCCTCAAGAATTTTCAGAGAGTATTGGTGCCGGTGGGATCAGCTATTCAGTCCCACATTCCCTATACCCCGCAGGTTATCATTGCGACCCCAAACAACCACTGCCTTTTATCAGTATCGCTTCTCAAAAAAACTTTGTGGCGGTTTATCATTTTGGAATTTACTCAAATCCTGAGTTGTTGGAATGGTTTACCAAAGAGTATCCCAAACATTCCAAATTAAAATTAGATATGGGTAAGAGTTGTATCCGCTTTAAGAAAATGGAACACATACCCTATAACCTTATTGGAGAGCTATGTAAAAAAGTAACGGTAACAGAATGGATAAACACTTATGAAAAAGCGTTGAACAGGTAA
- the cadA gene encoding cadmium-translocating P-type ATPase, with translation MNLVSEIKRVGIEGMDCNNCALGIQKFLEKKGLQQVSVSFSNAEASFELNENITYEEVVSGIEKLGYHVVSSGFETEEQEPEQKGWTKLEWKLLICSILTVPLLLSMFLPIPILHNTVVQLLLCIPVFIIGADHFGSSAFKSLRTGVPNMDVLIIVGTTAAFIYSLIGLTFGLGHQFMFWETAATIITLVLTGNVIEHRSVRKTGSAIRELSKLQPLFAKRIKIDSQTGEEMIEEVNSNNIIVGQVFLVNTGDRIPTDGMVVWGSGGANEAMMTGESMLSEKGEGSSLIGGSVLETGSIKMKATKVGKETALAQIIELVRRAQANQPPIHKLADKISAIFVPLVLLIALATFLFAFYYFQIGFKQAILNSIAVLVISCPCAMGLATPTALTVGLGRAAKNGILIKSGIVLETLSKAKTVVFDKTGTLTTGSFIVKNIQSNIDIQEFISILLGLERHSTHPLAKAISEALEKESKPMLMKEVKEIKGTGIMGKDEQGNVYMAGSFNIADEFTDDNTHNIYVLKNGQLIGWVDLADELRPEAKEAVNGLIKNGFQTLMISGDNRQKTEDVAQAVGIPTYYANKLPNEKLDMIENLTKEGIIVMVGDGINDSPALAKASVGIALSNASQVAIDSADVVLLNNNLKSLNTAIALCKHTLLTVKQNLFWAFFYNVLAIPLAAAGLLNPMIAAFTMAFSDVIVIGNSLRLRTKKIEE, from the coding sequence ATGAATCTGGTTTCCGAAATTAAACGGGTTGGCATCGAAGGAATGGATTGCAATAACTGTGCTTTAGGTATTCAAAAGTTTTTGGAAAAAAAAGGACTACAGCAAGTTTCTGTCAGTTTTTCTAATGCTGAAGCAAGTTTTGAGCTGAATGAAAATATTACTTATGAAGAAGTCGTGTCCGGTATCGAAAAATTGGGTTACCACGTAGTTAGTTCCGGTTTTGAAACAGAGGAGCAGGAACCTGAACAAAAAGGGTGGACAAAATTGGAATGGAAACTCTTAATTTGTTCAATATTAACTGTTCCGTTGCTTTTGTCCATGTTTTTACCTATACCCATATTGCATAACACCGTTGTACAGCTCTTACTTTGTATTCCGGTGTTTATCATAGGAGCGGATCATTTTGGATCAAGTGCCTTCAAATCTTTGCGTACCGGTGTTCCCAATATGGATGTTTTGATCATCGTAGGCACAACAGCCGCCTTTATATACAGCCTGATCGGGCTGACTTTTGGTTTAGGGCATCAATTTATGTTTTGGGAAACTGCCGCCACCATCATCACTTTAGTTCTGACTGGTAATGTGATCGAGCATCGCTCAGTAAGAAAAACCGGTTCTGCCATCCGCGAGTTAAGTAAATTACAACCACTTTTTGCCAAACGGATTAAAATTGACTCCCAAACCGGAGAGGAAATGATTGAGGAGGTCAACTCAAACAACATTATAGTTGGACAAGTATTTTTGGTCAACACAGGTGATCGCATTCCTACCGATGGTATGGTGGTTTGGGGCAGCGGAGGAGCCAATGAAGCTATGATGACCGGCGAAAGTATGTTGTCAGAGAAAGGGGAAGGTTCATCGCTCATAGGTGGCTCTGTTTTGGAAACCGGTAGTATTAAAATGAAAGCAACAAAAGTGGGGAAAGAAACGGCCTTGGCTCAAATCATAGAACTTGTCAGGCGGGCACAAGCCAATCAACCACCTATTCACAAATTAGCCGATAAAATCAGCGCTATTTTTGTCCCCCTTGTTTTACTGATTGCCCTCGCTACATTTTTATTTGCTTTTTACTATTTTCAAATTGGGTTTAAACAAGCCATTCTCAACAGCATTGCTGTTTTAGTCATTTCCTGTCCTTGCGCCATGGGATTGGCTACACCTACTGCACTTACCGTAGGTTTGGGAAGAGCTGCTAAAAATGGCATTTTGATCAAAAGCGGTATAGTATTGGAAACCCTCTCTAAGGCAAAAACCGTAGTGTTCGATAAAACAGGCACTTTAACAACCGGTTCGTTTATTGTGAAAAATATCCAATCAAATATTGATATCCAAGAGTTTATAAGCATTTTGTTAGGTTTAGAGCGTCACTCTACCCACCCCCTGGCAAAGGCTATCTCTGAAGCCCTTGAAAAAGAAAGCAAACCCATGCTTATGAAAGAGGTTAAAGAAATCAAAGGAACGGGAATCATGGGTAAAGATGAACAAGGCAATGTTTATATGGCCGGCTCTTTCAATATAGCTGATGAGTTTACTGATGACAATACACACAATATCTATGTTTTAAAAAACGGGCAGCTGATAGGATGGGTAGATTTAGCAGATGAATTACGACCCGAAGCTAAAGAAGCTGTAAACGGGCTGATAAAAAACGGATTTCAAACCTTAATGATCAGCGGAGATAACAGACAAAAAACCGAAGATGTAGCCCAAGCGGTGGGTATTCCTACCTATTATGCCAATAAATTGCCCAATGAAAAATTAGATATGATTGAAAACCTCACCAAAGAAGGTATTATTGTAATGGTGGGAGACGGAATAAATGATTCCCCGGCATTGGCAAAGGCTTCGGTAGGAATAGCACTAAGTAATGCCAGTCAGGTAGCCATTGATTCAGCCGATGTTGTCTTGTTAAACAATAACCTAAAATCGCTGAACACTGCTATAGCACTTTGTAAGCACACCTTGCTCACAGTCAAACAAAATCTTTTCTGGGCATTTTTTTATAATGTCCTTGCCATTCCTTTGGCGGCGGCAGGCTTACTTAATCCCATGATCGCTGCATTTACCATGGCTTTTTCAGATGTGATTGTAATTGGAAATTCTCTTAGGTTGAGAACTAAGAAAATAGAAGAGTAA
- a CDS encoding DUF3467 domain-containing protein: MENPKNKNNQINIELTDEIAEGIYSNLAIITHSNSEFIIDFVRMMPGVPKAKVKSRIVLTPQHAKRLLRALGENILKFEAVNGIIQDNPQSEDYPPVNFGGPPTQA; the protein is encoded by the coding sequence ATGGAAAATCCAAAAAACAAAAATAATCAGATCAATATAGAACTGACAGACGAAATTGCCGAAGGTATTTATTCAAATCTGGCAATTATAACCCATTCCAATTCAGAGTTTATCATTGATTTTGTTCGCATGATGCCCGGAGTACCAAAGGCAAAGGTAAAATCTCGCATTGTACTGACCCCACAACATGCTAAAAGGCTGTTGAGAGCTTTGGGCGAAAATATTTTAAAATTTGAAGCGGTGAATGGAATAATTCAAGACAATCCTCAGTCTGAAGATTATCCACCCGTTAATTTTGGTGGCCCCCCAACACAGGCTTAA
- a CDS encoding polyphosphate polymerase domain-containing protein, which yields MFLNEQIARLQNDDHALPSIVLNTGFTSVLYDLPSVNLTELTQASLMNRIDTKYYFDVEQLTKLLNDIKGEYYALDMDGLRCIPYESLYFDTPGFDLYLQHHNRKQNRYKMRYRRYVNTDRSFFEIKLKTNKGRTIKTRIPVEGIYSDLVEQAKQLLDQAQPPAPKKLIPVIWIAYSRITLVSLNFSERVTIDIGLHFHTSETNVHWDSLCILEVKQDSANRHSPISEALKQLHLFPQSLSKYCVGVAATFHHVKYNQFKKQLLKIKKIERLHTHPHITELCTNS from the coding sequence GTGTTTTTAAATGAACAAATTGCAAGGTTACAGAATGATGACCATGCCTTACCATCCATAGTGTTAAATACCGGATTTACTTCGGTCTTATACGATTTGCCTTCTGTTAATTTAACTGAATTGACGCAGGCAAGTTTGATGAATCGTATAGATACCAAATATTATTTTGATGTCGAGCAACTGACCAAATTGCTGAACGATATTAAGGGCGAATATTATGCACTTGATATGGATGGGTTGCGCTGTATTCCTTATGAGTCGCTTTATTTTGACACCCCCGGTTTTGACCTTTACCTTCAACATCATAACAGAAAACAAAACCGCTATAAAATGCGGTACAGAAGGTATGTCAATACCGACAGAAGTTTTTTTGAAATAAAACTGAAAACCAATAAAGGTAGAACCATCAAAACCAGAATCCCTGTTGAAGGCATATATTCAGACTTAGTAGAGCAAGCTAAGCAATTATTAGATCAAGCACAGCCTCCCGCACCTAAAAAACTAATTCCGGTTATTTGGATAGCCTACTCCCGAATCACCCTTGTATCACTTAACTTTTCGGAGCGAGTTACCATAGACATTGGTCTCCACTTTCATACGTCTGAAACAAATGTTCATTGGGACAGTTTATGTATATTAGAAGTAAAACAAGATAGTGCAAACAGACATTCTCCTATTTCTGAAGCATTAAAACAGTTGCATCTATTCCCACAATCGCTAAGTAAATATTGTGTGGGTGTGGCTGCCACCTTTCATCATGTTAAATACAACCAATTTAAAAAACAATTACTAAAAATCAAAAAAATTGAGCGCTTACATACCCATCCTCATATTACAGAACTTTGCACAAATTCTTAA
- a CDS encoding DUF4956 domain-containing protein gives MSAYIPILILQNFAQILNSANINLLLMQFGINLLAVLIIALIYYRKQRNTDYVFTFFMFNVLIFFICYFMVNIELGVGFGFGLFALFSILRYRTATVLIKEMTYLFAVIALAVINALSIHVENWALTAIANSSILLAAFILDIVWLRHPMFMQHIVYEKLELINPERRQELFADLKERLGIEVTQIGIESINFLNDTAIIYVFYRNNDKSLVQLRREE, from the coding sequence TTGAGCGCTTACATACCCATCCTCATATTACAGAACTTTGCACAAATTCTTAATTCTGCAAATATCAACTTGTTGCTGATGCAGTTTGGCATCAATTTGTTGGCGGTGTTAATTATTGCTTTGATTTATTACCGAAAACAGCGAAACACTGACTATGTGTTTACTTTTTTCATGTTTAATGTACTGATTTTCTTTATTTGCTATTTCATGGTCAATATTGAATTGGGGGTCGGTTTTGGATTCGGACTGTTCGCTCTTTTCTCAATTCTGCGCTACCGGACTGCAACAGTTTTAATTAAAGAAATGACGTATTTATTTGCTGTCATTGCACTTGCTGTAATTAATGCGCTGAGCATCCACGTTGAAAATTGGGCTTTAACTGCTATCGCTAACAGCAGCATTTTATTAGCAGCATTTATCCTCGACATTGTTTGGCTGCGACATCCCATGTTCATGCAGCACATTGTTTATGAAAAGTTAGAACTTATCAATCCGGAAAGAAGACAGGAATTGTTCGCCGATTTAAAAGAACGGTTGGGAATTGAAGTAACTCAGATTGGAATTGAATCTATCAACTTTCTGAATGACACCGCAATTATTTACGTATTTTACCGCAATAATGACAAATCTCTGGTGCAGTTAAGAAGGGAAGAGTAA
- a CDS encoding nicotinamide mononucleotide transporter — translation MAGLSLLEIIGLLSGIVYVILAARAIIWCWPVGLVNVGAFLFINYEAKLYADTALQVVYLFLTLYGWYKWMEKPENKDNTLMITDTNKQQWIYIAIVFVVSTVFLSLITGRYTDTDVPVWDAVVTALSLIATWMVAHKKIENWLVWIVADILYIGLYYYKEYYLLVILFFIYIIVAIQGYFYWLKLKKVKPAF, via the coding sequence TTGGCAGGGCTGAGTTTGTTGGAGATTATCGGGTTGCTTTCGGGCATTGTTTATGTAATTTTAGCTGCGCGTGCCATAATTTGGTGTTGGCCGGTGGGGTTAGTTAATGTAGGGGCATTTCTGTTTATCAATTACGAGGCTAAATTGTATGCAGATACCGCTTTGCAGGTAGTCTATCTGTTTCTGACCCTATACGGGTGGTACAAATGGATGGAGAAGCCGGAAAACAAAGACAACACATTAATGATCACTGACACTAACAAACAGCAATGGATTTATATTGCTATCGTTTTTGTAGTAAGTACCGTCTTTTTATCGTTAATTACCGGACGATATACCGATACAGATGTGCCAGTTTGGGATGCTGTTGTAACAGCCCTAAGTCTGATAGCTACGTGGATGGTGGCGCATAAAAAAATTGAAAACTGGTTAGTGTGGATAGTTGCCGACATTCTATATATCGGACTTTACTATTACAAAGAGTATTACCTGCTGGTTATCCTGTTTTTCATTTATATCATTGTGGCCATTCAGGGTTATTTTTACTGGCTTAAACTAAAAAAAGTGAAGCCTGCATTTTAG
- a CDS encoding ATP-binding protein, whose amino-acid sequence MQTDTKLIPLRFAITGPESSGKSTLAEQLANHFNTHWVPEYARTYLTFLNRPYVKDDILLIAKRQLQLEEEVAAQTPALLFSDTEMIVIKIWYQHFYGSCPDWILSAINQNQYKHYFLTAIDLPWIPDGQREHPHLRQYFFELFKTEVQKTGVGFTMIDGNEKARLQKAVVVVENILKKQNQSLI is encoded by the coding sequence ATGCAAACCGATACCAAATTGATTCCACTTCGATTTGCGATTACAGGACCTGAAAGCAGCGGTAAATCCACGCTTGCTGAACAGTTAGCCAATCATTTTAACACGCATTGGGTTCCCGAATATGCCCGGACATATTTAACGTTTTTAAACCGGCCTTATGTAAAGGACGATATTTTGCTTATTGCCAAAAGACAACTCCAACTTGAAGAGGAAGTTGCCGCGCAAACCCCTGCTTTGCTGTTTTCAGATACAGAAATGATTGTAATTAAAATTTGGTATCAGCATTTTTATGGCTCATGTCCTGATTGGATTCTATCTGCCATTAATCAGAATCAATATAAACACTATTTTCTGACAGCTATTGACCTGCCTTGGATACCTGATGGTCAACGTGAACATCCTCATTTACGTCAATATTTTTTTGAGCTATTTAAAACAGAAGTTCAAAAAACAGGGGTAGGATTTACCATGATAGATGGCAATGAAAAAGCCCGGTTGCAAAAGGCAGTTGTAGTGGTTGAAAATATATTAAAGAAACAGAATCAATCATTAATTTGA
- a CDS encoding pentapeptide repeat-containing protein: MKYPVFKLLLSTLVVVLQIQCSSKSPTGTAVLKSPVSGKDIIRMLSKGEHVLLQNATITGDIDFTTLSSSYRTSVTIEQAEVNGSLTLVNCTVKGKVTGYLYSKEVIKTVVFHKNFSCPGTRFEGEVMLKEAQFQGMTDFTGAIFDKPVSFEGAVWKSRAMFNKTVFYDEARFQLSIFENQATFMDAGFEGICSFQNAVFFTDANFSNTQYLRYADFGNLNIHGNLMFNYAKFSNQAIFSNSHLHGRSDWNNTVFENQADFEQSTFYGTVRWVKSEYKGVLNLENALFISGKPDIQGLIMPDKEKLKLKGAKLAGGVLLQKTDFPH, encoded by the coding sequence ATGAAATATCCCGTTTTTAAGTTGTTGCTTTCTACTCTGGTTGTTGTCTTGCAAATTCAATGTTCTTCTAAATCTCCCACGGGAACCGCGGTGTTAAAGAGTCCAGTTTCGGGAAAAGATATTATCCGAATGTTGTCAAAAGGGGAACATGTTTTACTGCAAAATGCAACTATCACCGGAGACATAGATTTTACAACCCTTAGCTCATCATACCGGACATCTGTTACGATTGAACAAGCAGAAGTCAATGGCTCATTGACCCTTGTCAATTGTACGGTAAAAGGCAAAGTAACAGGATACCTGTATTCAAAGGAGGTTATCAAAACGGTGGTTTTCCATAAAAACTTTAGTTGTCCGGGTACAAGATTTGAAGGTGAAGTGATGCTGAAAGAGGCTCAGTTTCAGGGAATGACCGATTTTACAGGAGCTATTTTTGACAAACCCGTCAGTTTTGAAGGAGCAGTTTGGAAAAGTCGTGCCATGTTTAACAAAACTGTTTTTTATGACGAAGCAAGATTTCAACTATCAATATTTGAAAATCAGGCAACATTTATGGATGCCGGCTTCGAAGGTATCTGTAGTTTTCAAAACGCTGTGTTTTTTACCGATGCTAATTTCAGCAATACACAGTATTTGCGATATGCTGATTTCGGCAACCTCAATATACACGGAAACCTGATGTTTAACTATGCCAAATTTTCAAACCAGGCTATTTTCAGCAACTCACATCTTCATGGCCGTTCCGACTGGAACAATACCGTGTTTGAAAATCAGGCCGATTTTGAACAATCTACCTTCTATGGTACTGTGCGTTGGGTGAAATCAGAATATAAAGGGGTGTTAAACCTCGAAAATGCGCTGTTTATTTCCGGTAAACCTGATATTCAAGGGCTAATAATGCCGGATAAAGAAAAACTGAAATTAAAAGGAGCAAAATTAGCCGGCGGTGTTTTGTTGCAAAAAACAGATTTCCCACATTAA
- the rfbD gene encoding dTDP-4-dehydrorhamnose reductase, which produces MSYQNTVLVTGSNGQLGHSLQTLVLGKPELSLRFIFLDINKLNICNIQEVSDVFETYCPDIVINCAAYTQVDKAEQESEKAFEINASGAGNLAKACALTNALLIQISTDFVFDGKQNLPYDELDTTNPLGVYGQSKNMGEQLTLLYHAKTIIIRTSWLYSPFGHNFVKTMLRLGKERSSIQVVYDQIGSPTYAPDLAEVILHIINQRDLPETGNLYHFSNTGIASWFDLAVETMSLSGMPCEVKPILSHQYPSLAQRPAYSVLDTSKICTELGLHIPYWRDSLNKCLNLLQE; this is translated from the coding sequence ATGAGTTATCAAAATACCGTTTTAGTAACCGGTTCAAACGGGCAATTAGGACATTCTTTACAAACATTGGTTTTGGGTAAACCTGAATTGTCCCTCCGATTTATTTTTTTGGATATCAATAAACTTAATATCTGCAATATTCAGGAAGTGAGCGATGTATTCGAAACATATTGTCCGGATATAGTGATTAATTGTGCGGCATATACTCAGGTGGATAAGGCTGAACAAGAAAGTGAAAAAGCATTTGAAATCAATGCGTCCGGAGCCGGCAACTTAGCAAAGGCTTGTGCCTTAACCAATGCTTTGCTCATTCAGATTTCAACGGATTTTGTGTTTGATGGAAAACAAAACCTGCCTTATGATGAGCTTGATACAACCAATCCTTTGGGAGTTTATGGCCAAAGTAAAAATATGGGAGAGCAATTAACCTTGCTCTACCATGCCAAAACAATCATTATCCGCACTTCCTGGCTTTATTCTCCATTTGGGCATAATTTTGTAAAAACCATGTTGCGCTTAGGAAAAGAACGCAGTAGTATTCAGGTGGTTTATGACCAAATAGGCTCGCCTACTTATGCACCCGATCTGGCAGAGGTAATTTTGCACATTATAAACCAAAGAGATCTGCCGGAAACCGGCAACTTATACCATTTTTCAAATACAGGGATAGCTTCCTGGTTTGATCTCGCAGTTGAAACCATGAGTCTTTCTGGAATGCCCTGCGAAGTGAAGCCCATTTTAAGCCATCAATATCCTTCTTTAGCTCAAAGACCTGCTTACAGTGTTTTAGATACATCAAAAATCTGCACTGAACTGGGATTGCATATCCCTTATTGGAGAGACAGCCTGAATAAATGCCTGAATCTGCTGCAGGAATAG